GTTCAATGGAGCGCGGGTTCTCGCCCTCGGCAATCGACAGGATGCCTTCGAGCAACATTTCACGGTAACGCGACTGGCGCATGGCAATAGACTTCAGTTTGCTGGCCACGGGCAACAGCACCAGGTTGGCACTCGCCACGCCGTAGATAGTGGCAACGAACGCCACCGCAATGCCGCTGCCCAACTGCGAAGGGTCGGCCAGGTTGCCCATCACGTGGATCAGGCCCATCACCGCACCGATGATGCCGATGGTCGGCGCATAGCCGCCCATGCTTTCAAAGACCTTGGCGGCGTTGATGTCGCGGCTTTCCTGGGTGTAGAAATCCACTTCCAGGATGCTGCGGATCGCTTCCGGCTCGGCGCCGTCGACCAGCAATTGCAGGCCCTTGCGCGAGTAGCTGTCGGGCTCGGCATCGGCCACGCCTTCCAGGCCCAGCAGGCCTTCCTTGCGTGCGGTGAGGCTCCAGTTGACCACCCGGTCGATGCCCCCGGCCAGGTCGACGCGTGGCGGGAAGATGATCCAGATCACGATCTGCATCGCACGCTTGAACGAACTCATCGGTGACTGCAACAACGCCGCGCCCACGGTGCCGCCGATCACGATCAGCGCCGCCGGGCCGTTGGCCAGGGCGCCAAGGTGGCCGCCTTCGAGGTAGTTGCCGCCGATAATGGCGACAAACGCCATGATGATGCCGATCAGGCTCAACACATCCATTAGAGGCAGGCCTCCACCAGATGCTTGCCGATATCGTCCAGGCTGTAGACGGCGTCGGCCAGGTCAGCCTTGACGATGGCCATGGGCATGCCATAGATCACACAGCTGGCTTCATCCTGGGCCCAGATTGCACTGCCGCCCTGCTTGAGCAGGCGGGCGCCTTCACGGCCGTCGGCGCCCATGCCGGTGAGCACCACCGCCAGAACTTTGTCACCGTAGGACTTAGCCGCCGAGCCGAAGGTGATGTCCACGCACGGCTTGTAGTTGAGGCGCTCGTCGCCTGGCAGGATTTTGATCGCGCCACGGCCATCGACCATCATTTGCTTGCCACCCGGGGCCAGCAACGCCAGGCCAGGACGCAGGATGTCACCATCCTCGGCTTCCTTGACGCTGACGCGGCACAGCTTGTCCAGGCGCTCGGCAAAGGCCTTGGTGAACGCCGCCGGCATGTGCTGGATCAACACGATCGGCGCCGGAAAGTTGGCCGGCAGCTGGGTCAATACGCGCTGCAAGGCCACCGGGCCGCCGGTGGAGGTACCGATGGCGACCAATTTATAGGCCTTGCGCTTAGGTGCCGCCGAATGCGCAGCAGCCGGGGCCGACGTACGTACCGGTGGCGGCGCAGGCCGTGCAATCGGTGCAGGCGCCGGGCGACTGAACGAGGAACTGGTGGGCGCAGCCGCAGGCGCTACCGGCGCTGGGGCAGGCGTTGGCGCGCTGAACAGGCTGCGACGGTTACTGCGGGAAATGCTGTGGACTTTCTCGCACAGCAGTTGCTTGACCTTCTCGGGGTTGCGCGAGATGTCTTCGAAATTCTTCGGCAGGAAGTCCACCGCACCGGCATCCAGCGCATCGAGGGTCACTCGGGCGCCTTCATGGGTCAGCGAGGAGAACATCAATACCGGGGTCGGGCAGCGTTGCATGATGTGCCGGACTGCCGTGATGCCATCCATCATCGGCATCTCGTAGTCCATGGTGATCACGTCCGGCTTCAGCGCAATGGCTTGATCAATCGCCTCTTTGCCGTTGGTGGCCGTACCGACCACCTGGATGCTTGGATCGGCGGAAAGAATTTCCGAGACGCGGCGGCGGAAGAAACCCGAATCGTCCACCACCAGGACCTTGACTGCCATAAACACTCCGTTAGGCGGGGCGGGCATTACCGCCCTGCCCCACCAGAATCAAATACGCCGAGCGGCGTAACGCTTGAGCATGCTCGGAACATCGAGAATCAGCGCGATCCGACCGTCACCGGTGATGGTCGCACCCGACATGCCCGGGGTTCCCTGCAGCATTTTGCCCAAAGGCTTGATGACCACTTCTTCCTGGCCAACCAGTTGATCGACGACAAAGCCGATGCGCTGGGTGCCCACGGACAGAATCACCACATGGCCTTCGCGCTGCTCCTCATGGGCAGCCGATGCAACCAGCCAGCGCTTGAGGTAGAACAGCGGCAACGCCTTGTCCCGCACGATCACCACTTCCTGGCCGTCCACCACATTGGTACGCGACAGGTCGAGGTGGAAGATTTCGTTGACGTTGACCAGCGGGAAGGCGAAAGCCTGGTTGCCCAGCATCACCATCAGGGTCGGCATGATCGCCAAGGTCAACGGCACCTTGATCACGATCTTGGAGCCCTGGCCCTTGGTCGAGTAGATGTTGATCGAGCCGTTGAGCTGGCTGATCTTGGTCTTCACCACGTCCATGCCCACGCCACGGCCCGACACGTCGGAAATCTCGGTCTTGGTCGAGAAGCCTGGGGCGAAGATCAGGTTGTAGCACTCGGTGTCGGTCAGCCGGTCGGCGGCGTCCTTGTCCATCACGCCGCGCTTGACCGCGATATTGCGCAAGATCGCCGGGTCCATGCCTTTGCCGTCATCGGTAATCGACAGCAGGATATGGTCGCCTTCTTGCTCCGCCGCCAGAATCACCTTGCCACCACGGGACTTGCCCGAGGCTTCGCGTTCTTCCGGGGTTTCGACGCCGTGGTCGACGGCGTTGCGCACCAAGTGGACCAGCGGGTCGGCCAGGGCCTCGACAAGGTTTTTGTCGAGGTCGGTTTCTTCACCCACCAGTTCCAGGTTGATCTCTTTCTTCAGCTGGCGTGCCAGGTCACGGACCAGGCGCGGGAAACGGCCGAAGACTTTTTTGATCGGCTGCATGCGCGTTTTCATCACCGCGGTTTGCAGGTCGGCCGTCACCACATCGAGGTTCGACACGGCCTTTTGCATGGCTTCATCGCCGCTGCTCAGGCCCAGGCGCACCAGACGGTTACGCACCAGTACCAGTTCGCCGACCATGTTCATGATGTCGTCCAGGCGCGCGGTATCGACCCGCACCGTGGTTTCGGCTTCACTGGCCGGTTTTTCCGGCGGCGGTGGCGCAGCTGCACGCGCCGGTGCTGGAGCCGGGGCGGCTGGCTTGGCCGCTGCCACAGGTGCAGGTGCAGCCGCTTTGGCCGCAACCGGTGCCGCCGTCGCCACAGCCGCCGCCGAGGCGACTTCGGTGAACTTGCCCTTGCCGTGCAAATCGTCCAGCAGCGCTTCGAATTCGTGATCGGAGATCAACCCATCGTCCGCAGGCTTGGCACTGGCAGGTGCAGCAGCAGGCGCTGGCGCCACGTCTGGCAGGGCGTCGACGGCGAACGTGCCTTTGCCATGCAACTGGTCAAGCAAGGCTTCGAATTCGTCATCGGTAATGTCGGTACTGGCCGGGGCCGCAGGCGCTTGGGCAGCGGCAACCGGCGCCACCGCATCGGCGGCGAACTGGCCCTTGCCGTGCAACTGGTCGAGCAGCGATTCGAACTCGGCGTCGGTGATGTCTTCGCTGGTCGGCGCCGCTGCCGGGGCAGGCGCCGCCGGTGCTTCAGCCTCGGCCTTGACGGCACTGAGGGAGTTGAGCAACTGCTCGAACTCGCTGTCCGTTACATCGGCTTCTGGCTGCGCCACCGGCTCAGGCGCGGCTTCAACCACCGGCGCTGCCGTGGTGTCGGCCGGCTCTGCATAGCGCGCCAGGGCGGCCAACAGTTCCGGCGTGGCCGCGGTGATCGGGGCACGTTCACGCACTTGGCTGAACATGCCGTTGACCGCATCCAGTGCTTCGAGAATCACGTCCATCAATTCCGAATCAACGTGACGCTCACCCTTGCGCAGGATGTCGAACACGTTCTCGGCGATGTGGCAGCACTCCACCAGCTCATGGAGCTGGAGGAAGCCGGCGCCCCCTTTTACAGTATGAAAACCGCGAAAAATTGCATTGAGCAGGTTCGCATCATCCGGTCGGCTTTCCAGCTCGACCAGTTGTTCGGACAGTTGCTCTAAAATTTCGCCGGCCTCTACAAGGAAATCCTGAAGGATCTCTTCATCGGCGCCGAAGCTCATGTGGGTGCTCCTTAGAAGCCTAAACTGGATAACAGGTCATCTACGTCATCCTGACCTGACACAACGTCTTCACGTTTATCGGCATGAATCTGCGGACCTTCACCCTTGGCGAGATGTTTTTGTGGATCTTTTTCAGAGAGGATCGCTTCGCGGTCATGTTCGATGCCGGCAAAACGGTCGACCTGGCCAGCCATGAGTACCAATTTGAGCAGGTTGCTTTCCACTTCGGTGACCAACTGGGTCACACGCTTGATCACCTGACCGGTAAGGTCCTGGTAGTCCTGGGCCAGCAGAATGTCATTGAGGTTGCTGGCAACCGTGCGGTTTTCCTGCTCGCTGCGTGACAAGAACCCTTCGACCCGACGGGCCAGCTCACGGAACTCTTCAGCCCCCACTTCCCGGCGCATGAAGCGGCCCCAGTCGTTGCTCAGGGCTTGGGCTTCAGTGGCCATGCCATTGACCAGGGGCGTGGCGTTTTCCACCAGGTCCATCGTGCGGTTGGCCGCCGCCTCAGTCAGCCTGACCACGTAGGACAGGCGTTCGGTGGCGTCAGTGATTTGTGAGATTTCTTCGGCCTGGGGCATATGCGGGTCAATCTGGAAATTGACGATCGCACTGTGCAGCTCGCGTGTGAGCTTGCCCACTTCCTGATACAGGCCGCGGTCACGGGTCTGGTTGAGCTCATGGATCAACTGCACCGCGTCGCCGAACTGGCCTCTTTCAAGGCTGTCGACCAACTGGTGAGCATGTTTTTTCAGGGTCGACTCGAAGTCTCCCTGTGACGTTTCTTTATGCTCCATAGCTCCCCCGCGATGGCATTAGCCGTGGATGCGTTCGAAGATCTTTTCGATCTTCTCTTTCAAGGCCTGTGCAGTGAATGGCTTGACCACATAACCGTTGACCCCGGCCTGGGCGGCTTCGATGATCTGCTCACGCTTGGCTTCGGCGGTCACCATCAACACGGGAAGGCTGCGCAGCTTTTCGTCGGCGCGCACGTGGCGCAACAGGTCGATACCGGTCATTCCCGGCATGTTCCAGTCCGTTACCAGAAAGTCGATGCTCCCGCTGTTGAGGATCGGAATTGCCGTCAGGCCGTCATCCGCCTCGACCGTGTTTGTGAACCCAAGGTCACGCAACAGGTTTTTTATGATCCGCCGCATCGTTGAGAAGTCATCAACGATGAGGATTTTCATGTTCTTGTCCAATTCGACCTCCAAGCAGTCTTAAACGCGCCCAGCACCTGGACGCGCCATTTCAATCAACAGGCATTACACAAAAAGGACTGCTGGGAACACCACGGGTCGAACCCGCGAAGGCCAATCACCTTCGCGGTATCGCTTCGCAGTGCCCCCACACCGCCTGTCAGCGCGCTCGCCACTCTCCCAATCGCCCGCGCAAGCGGGCTGCGCATTGGCTGTGCAACTGGCTGACACGCGATTCACTGACCCCCAGGACCTCACCGATTTCCTTGAGGTTCAGCTCTTCGTCGTAGTACAGCGCCAACACCAACCGCTCGCGCTCGGGCAAGTTGGCAATGGCGTCCGCCAATGCGCCCTGGAAGCGTTCATCTTCCAGGTCGCGCGACGGCTCCATGTGTGCGCTCGCGCCGTCCTCGTGCAGCCCTTCGTGTTCGCCGTCCTGCAACAGGTCGTCGAAACTGAACAGGCGGCTGCCCAAGGTATCGTTCAAAATCCCGTAGTAATCGTCGAGACTCAATTGGAGTTCGGCCGCAACTTCGTGATCTTTAGCGTCGCGACCGGTTTTTGCTTCAATTGCACGAATTGCGTCACTGACCATGCGCGTATTGCGGTGCACCGAACGCGGCGCCCAATCGCCTTTACGCACCTCATCGAGCATCGCGCCACGGATACGGATACCCGCATACGTCTCGAAACTCGCGCCTTTGCTGGCGTCGTATTTGGTCGACACTTCGAGCAGGCCGATCATGCCGGCCTGGATCAGGTCCTCGACCTGCACGCTGGCGGGCAGGCGAGCCAACAAGTGATAGGCGATACGCTTGACCAGCGGCGCATAGCGCTCAATCAACTCACCCTGGCTGTCACGGGCAGATTTCTTGTAGGCGTTGTAGCCGTTCGCTGTCATAGCACCGGTCCTGCGCTCGTCTGATGTACCAATCGCTCGACGAAAAACTCCAGATGCCCCCGAGGGTTGGCGGGCAACGGCCAAGTATCGACCTTCTGGGCAATAGCCTTGAACGCCAGTGCGCATTTGGAACGAGGGAACGCTTCGTAGACTGCACGCTGCTTTTGCACAGCCTTGCGCACACACTCGTCGTAGGGAACTGCGCCGACGTATTGTAAGGCGACATCGAGGAAGCGATCCGTGACCTTGGTCAACTTGGCGAACAGGTTGCGCCCTTCCTGCGGGCTCTGGGCCATGTTGGCCAGCACGCGGAAGCGGTTCATGCCGTAGTCACGGTTAAGCAGTTTGATCAGGGCGTAGGCGTCGGTGATCGAGGTGGGTTCATCGCAGACCACCAGCAACACTTCCTGCGCGGCGCGCACGAAGCTGACCACGGACTCGCCGATCCCGGCGGCGGTGTCGATCACCAGCACGTCGAGGTTGTCGCCGATATCACTGAAGGCCTGGATCAGGCCGGCATGTTGCGCCGGG
The genomic region above belongs to Pseudomonas sp. S35 and contains:
- a CDS encoding flagellar motor protein gives rise to the protein MDVLSLIGIIMAFVAIIGGNYLEGGHLGALANGPAALIVIGGTVGAALLQSPMSSFKRAMQIVIWIIFPPRVDLAGGIDRVVNWSLTARKEGLLGLEGVADAEPDSYSRKGLQLLVDGAEPEAIRSILEVDFYTQESRDINAAKVFESMGGYAPTIGIIGAVMGLIHVMGNLADPSQLGSGIAVAFVATIYGVASANLVLLPVASKLKSIAMRQSRYREMLLEGILSIAEGENPRSIELKLQGFMD
- a CDS encoding chemotaxis response regulator protein-glutamate methylesterase, coding for MAVKVLVVDDSGFFRRRVSEILSADPSIQVVGTATNGKEAIDQAIALKPDVITMDYEMPMMDGITAVRHIMQRCPTPVLMFSSLTHEGARVTLDALDAGAVDFLPKNFEDISRNPEKVKQLLCEKVHSISRSNRRSLFSAPTPAPAPVAPAAAPTSSSFSRPAPAPIARPAPPPVRTSAPAAAHSAAPKRKAYKLVAIGTSTGGPVALQRVLTQLPANFPAPIVLIQHMPAAFTKAFAERLDKLCRVSVKEAEDGDILRPGLALLAPGGKQMMVDGRGAIKILPGDERLNYKPCVDITFGSAAKSYGDKVLAVVLTGMGADGREGARLLKQGGSAIWAQDEASCVIYGMPMAIVKADLADAVYSLDDIGKHLVEACL
- a CDS encoding chemotaxis protein CheA, which codes for MSFGADEEILQDFLVEAGEILEQLSEQLVELESRPDDANLLNAIFRGFHTVKGGAGFLQLHELVECCHIAENVFDILRKGERHVDSELMDVILEALDAVNGMFSQVRERAPITAATPELLAALARYAEPADTTAAPVVEAAPEPVAQPEADVTDSEFEQLLNSLSAVKAEAEAPAAPAPAAAPTSEDITDAEFESLLDQLHGKGQFAADAVAPVAAAQAPAAPASTDITDDEFEALLDQLHGKGTFAVDALPDVAPAPAAAPASAKPADDGLISDHEFEALLDDLHGKGKFTEVASAAAVATAAPVAAKAAAPAPVAAAKPAAPAPAPARAAAPPPPEKPASEAETTVRVDTARLDDIMNMVGELVLVRNRLVRLGLSSGDEAMQKAVSNLDVVTADLQTAVMKTRMQPIKKVFGRFPRLVRDLARQLKKEINLELVGEETDLDKNLVEALADPLVHLVRNAVDHGVETPEEREASGKSRGGKVILAAEQEGDHILLSITDDGKGMDPAILRNIAVKRGVMDKDAADRLTDTECYNLIFAPGFSTKTEISDVSGRGVGMDVVKTKISQLNGSINIYSTKGQGSKIVIKVPLTLAIMPTLMVMLGNQAFAFPLVNVNEIFHLDLSRTNVVDGQEVVIVRDKALPLFYLKRWLVASAAHEEQREGHVVILSVGTQRIGFVVDQLVGQEEVVIKPLGKMLQGTPGMSGATITGDGRIALILDVPSMLKRYAARRI
- a CDS encoding protein phosphatase CheZ; translation: MEHKETSQGDFESTLKKHAHQLVDSLERGQFGDAVQLIHELNQTRDRGLYQEVGKLTRELHSAIVNFQIDPHMPQAEEISQITDATERLSYVVRLTEAAANRTMDLVENATPLVNGMATEAQALSNDWGRFMRREVGAEEFRELARRVEGFLSRSEQENRTVASNLNDILLAQDYQDLTGQVIKRVTQLVTEVESNLLKLVLMAGQVDRFAGIEHDREAILSEKDPQKHLAKGEGPQIHADKREDVVSGQDDVDDLLSSLGF
- a CDS encoding chemotaxis response regulator CheY, giving the protein MKILIVDDFSTMRRIIKNLLRDLGFTNTVEADDGLTAIPILNSGSIDFLVTDWNMPGMTGIDLLRHVRADEKLRSLPVLMVTAEAKREQIIEAAQAGVNGYVVKPFTAQALKEKIEKIFERIHG
- the fliA gene encoding RNA polymerase sigma factor FliA — its product is MTANGYNAYKKSARDSQGELIERYAPLVKRIAYHLLARLPASVQVEDLIQAGMIGLLEVSTKYDASKGASFETYAGIRIRGAMLDEVRKGDWAPRSVHRNTRMVSDAIRAIEAKTGRDAKDHEVAAELQLSLDDYYGILNDTLGSRLFSFDDLLQDGEHEGLHEDGASAHMEPSRDLEDERFQGALADAIANLPERERLVLALYYDEELNLKEIGEVLGVSESRVSQLHSQCAARLRGRLGEWRAR
- the fleN gene encoding flagellar synthesis regulator FleN, with the translated sequence MGSMHPVQVIAVTGGKGGVGKTNVSVNLSLALAELGRRVMLLDADLGLANVDVLLGLTPKHTLADVIEGRCELRDVLLQGPGGIRIVPAASGTQSMVHLSPAQHAGLIQAFSDIGDNLDVLVIDTAAGIGESVVSFVRAAQEVLLVVCDEPTSITDAYALIKLLNRDYGMNRFRVLANMAQSPQEGRNLFAKLTKVTDRFLDVALQYVGAVPYDECVRKAVQKQRAVYEAFPRSKCALAFKAIAQKVDTWPLPANPRGHLEFFVERLVHQTSAGPVL